In a genomic window of Streptomyces sp. NBC_01231:
- the coaA gene encoding type I pantothenate kinase produces the protein MPRSAHRHRPEATPYVDLTRAEWSALREKTPLPLTAAEVEKLRGLGDVIDLDEVRDIYLPLSRLLNLYVGATDGLRGALNTFLGEQGSQSGTPFVIGVAGSVAVGKSTVARLLQALLSRWPEHPRVELVTTDGFLLPTRELEARGMMSRKGFPESYDRRALTRFVADIKAGKDEVTAPVYSHLIYDIVPDQRLTVRRPDILIVEGLNVLQPALPGKDGRTRVGLADYFDFSVYVDARTEDIERWYLNRFRKLRATAFQNPDSYFRKYTQVSEEEALDYARTTWRTINRPNLVENVAPTRGRAALIIRKGPDHKVQRLSLRKL, from the coding sequence ATGCCCCGGAGCGCCCACCGGCACAGGCCGGAGGCGACTCCCTACGTCGACCTCACCCGAGCCGAGTGGAGTGCGCTGCGCGAGAAGACGCCGCTGCCGCTCACCGCCGCGGAAGTCGAGAAGCTGCGTGGCCTCGGCGACGTCATCGACCTCGACGAGGTGCGGGACATCTACCTCCCGCTCTCCCGGCTCCTCAACCTCTACGTCGGCGCCACGGACGGCCTCAGAGGGGCGCTGAACACCTTCCTCGGCGAACAGGGCTCCCAGTCCGGCACCCCGTTCGTCATAGGGGTGGCCGGGTCGGTCGCCGTGGGGAAGTCCACGGTCGCCCGTCTCCTCCAGGCCCTGCTCTCCCGCTGGCCCGAGCACCCGCGCGTCGAGCTGGTCACCACGGACGGCTTCCTGCTCCCCACCCGGGAACTGGAGGCCCGCGGCATGATGTCGCGGAAGGGTTTCCCCGAGTCGTACGACCGCCGCGCGCTCACGCGTTTCGTCGCCGACATCAAGGCGGGGAAGGACGAGGTCACGGCGCCCGTCTACTCCCACCTGATCTACGACATCGTCCCGGACCAGCGCCTGACGGTCCGCCGTCCCGACATCCTGATCGTCGAGGGCCTGAACGTCCTCCAGCCCGCGCTGCCCGGCAAGGACGGCCGCACCCGCGTCGGTCTCGCCGACTACTTCGACTTCAGCGTGTACGTCGACGCCCGCACCGAGGACATCGAGCGCTGGTACCTCAACCGCTTCAGGAAGCTGCGCGCCACGGCCTTCCAGAACCCGGACTCGTACTTCCGCAAGTACACCCAGGTCTCCGAGGAGGAGGCCCTCGACTACGCCCGCACGACCTGGCGGACCATCAACCGCCCCAACCTCGTCGAGAACGTGGCCCCCACCCGCGGTCGCGCCGCCCTCATCATCCGCAAGGGCCCCGACCACAAGGTGCAGCGGTTGAGTCTGCGAAAACTTTGA
- a CDS encoding SMI1/KNR4 family protein: protein MSDAVDASAQVANLIRDNKGIAQHGDGYSPEVIARAEAEMGLVFPPSYRRLIEEFGTWDVPPTEFNAIYQTPGMGEELLGTPAFTREDRAELGLPQHFMVVMHDDVWHVVVLDTSQPDADGEYPVFAWNPGVLDGGLMERIADSFGEFALKECQEKLS from the coding sequence ATGTCTGACGCTGTCGACGCGAGTGCACAGGTGGCCAACCTGATCCGAGACAATAAGGGCATCGCCCAGCATGGCGACGGCTACTCTCCGGAGGTGATCGCCAGAGCCGAGGCCGAGATGGGGCTCGTCTTTCCGCCCTCCTACCGGCGCCTGATCGAAGAGTTCGGCACCTGGGACGTCCCGCCCACGGAGTTCAACGCCATCTACCAGACACCGGGCATGGGCGAGGAACTGTTGGGCACTCCTGCCTTCACCCGTGAAGACCGCGCCGAACTCGGGCTTCCTCAGCACTTCATGGTCGTCATGCACGACGACGTCTGGCATGTCGTCGTCCTCGACACCTCCCAGCCCGACGCGGACGGCGAGTACCCCGTCTTCGCGTGGAACCCAGGTGTCCTCGACGGCGGGCTCATGGAGAGGATCGCGGACAGTTTCGGAGAGTTCGCGCTCAAGGAGTGCCAAGAGAAGCTGAGCTGA
- a CDS encoding DUF397 domain-containing protein gives MTIPDNWRKSSYSGGGDGNNCVEIAKLDAHIAIRDSKFPTRTPLTIPTAAFTTFVEALKPPHSPVSDSAGFRG, from the coding sequence GTGACGATCCCCGACAACTGGCGGAAGTCGTCCTACTCCGGCGGCGGGGACGGCAACAACTGCGTGGAGATCGCGAAGTTGGACGCCCACATCGCCATCCGCGACTCAAAGTTCCCGACCAGGACACCCCTCACCATCCCCACCGCGGCCTTCACCACATTCGTCGAGGCCCTCAAGCCGCCCCACTCCCCCGTCAGCGACTCCGCCGGCTTCCGAGGCTGA
- a CDS encoding helix-turn-helix transcriptional regulator, with protein sequence MAMRREPTARQMRLALELRRLRDAAGLTSREAAALLGVSAAQMSQIEAGLAGVSEKRLRRLAANYACSDTELIDALVAMATDRTRGWWEEYRGLLPTPFLDIAELEHHSSYRRDVEFLFIPGLLQTDDYAHAAFSSRIPELPHDELELRVRHRMRRKAILDGPAPTPYEALIHEAALRVRVSDRRASRAQLTRVLELSEADHITVRVIPFDLDNFGGTWSTVMLAEGAVPKLDTAVRDAPHGTAFIDSEAQLDVFRTLLRRVEGVSLDPTRSRDFIHRLAKEL encoded by the coding sequence ATGGCCATGAGGCGAGAACCAACGGCGCGTCAAATGCGCTTGGCCCTCGAGCTGCGCCGACTCCGGGACGCGGCCGGCCTCACCTCCCGAGAGGCGGCGGCGCTCTTGGGAGTGAGTGCCGCGCAGATGAGTCAGATCGAGGCGGGTCTCGCAGGAGTGAGCGAGAAGCGGTTGCGCCGCCTTGCCGCCAACTACGCCTGCTCGGATACGGAGTTGATCGACGCACTGGTGGCCATGGCGACGGACCGAACCCGAGGTTGGTGGGAGGAGTACCGAGGCCTGCTGCCCACCCCGTTTCTCGACATCGCCGAGCTGGAACACCACTCCAGCTACCGGCGCGACGTGGAGTTCCTGTTCATTCCCGGCCTGCTACAGACGGACGACTACGCCCATGCCGCCTTCTCCTCACGGATCCCCGAACTCCCGCACGACGAGCTCGAACTGCGCGTACGTCACCGGATGCGACGCAAGGCGATCCTCGATGGTCCCGCCCCCACCCCGTACGAGGCGCTCATCCATGAGGCGGCCCTGCGCGTCAGGGTCAGCGACCGCCGCGCCTCACGAGCCCAGTTGACCCGCGTACTGGAACTCTCCGAGGCCGACCACATCACCGTGCGCGTCATCCCCTTCGACCTGGACAACTTCGGCGGGACGTGGAGCACCGTGATGCTGGCGGAGGGAGCCGTACCCAAGCTGGACACGGCCGTTCGGGACGCACCTCACGGCACGGCGTTCATCGATTCCGAGGCCCAACTCGACGTCTTTCGAACACTTCTCCGTAGAGTAGAAGGCGTGTCACTCGACCCGACACGCTCACGTGACTTCATCCATCGGCTGGCCAAGGAACTGTGA
- a CDS encoding peptidase inhibitor family I36 protein: MLAKTKAGLVALLAVPALTVGFAGQAQADGYCGAGRVCMWEDGNYEGSRYVDVTAGGPYDIDGWNGDNEISSVDNASGLYIVMYDNDNLTGFMGCVQPHQRIPELWRSDEMESFIARDFC; encoded by the coding sequence ATGCTCGCCAAGACCAAGGCGGGGCTTGTCGCCCTGTTGGCCGTGCCCGCGCTGACCGTCGGTTTCGCCGGGCAGGCTCAGGCGGACGGCTACTGCGGGGCCGGACGGGTCTGCATGTGGGAGGACGGCAACTACGAGGGCAGCCGGTACGTGGATGTCACCGCCGGTGGGCCGTACGACATCGACGGGTGGAACGGCGACAACGAGATCAGCAGCGTCGACAACGCCTCCGGCCTTTACATCGTGATGTACGACAACGACAACCTCACCGGCTTCATGGGCTGCGTCCAGCCGCACCAGCGGATCCCCGAGCTGTGGAGGAGCGACGAGATGGAGAGCTTCATCGCCCGCGACTTCTGCTGA
- a CDS encoding holo-ACP synthase, protein MGIIGVGIDVAEIDRFRASLERTPHLVERLFLDSEVLLPSGERRGAASLAARFAAKEALAKALGAPAGLLWTDAEVYVEDSGRPRLRVTGTVAARAAELGVQSWHVSLSHDAGVASAVVIAEG, encoded by the coding sequence ATGGGCATCATCGGCGTCGGGATCGACGTGGCGGAGATCGACCGGTTCCGGGCGTCGCTGGAGCGTACGCCCCACCTTGTGGAGCGGCTGTTCCTCGACAGTGAGGTGCTGTTGCCGAGCGGGGAGCGGCGTGGCGCCGCCTCGCTCGCGGCACGGTTCGCGGCGAAGGAGGCGCTCGCCAAGGCGCTGGGCGCTCCGGCGGGCCTGCTCTGGACGGACGCCGAGGTGTACGTCGAGGACAGTGGGCGGCCGCGGTTGCGGGTGACCGGGACGGTCGCGGCCCGGGCGGCGGAGCTCGGGGTGCAGTCCTGGCATGTGTCGCTCAGTCATGACGCGGGGGTGGCGTCGGCGGTGGTGATCGCGGAGGGGTGA
- a CDS encoding ABC transporter permease, with protein sequence MSPVWHAAVVGVRRGRTELRQTFTTGQDVFGYVLWTVLLIVPLFLVRDDPLKGAGISAGAFMLPSMLGMTLAFTGMMTTAQLLATEREDGTLLRAKAVPHGMVGHLVGKMIMVSGTALVSMALPFAVGVFLVDGVARQGGGALLTLVWVVPLGLLATLPTGAVIGSIVGSPRTVGLLMLPVMGLVVISGIYFPLSKLPEWLQAVGQVFPVYWLGLGLRSALLPADAVAAEIGESWRHLETAGALGVWAVAGLLLAPSVLRRMARRESGAAMAERHRKAMQRVG encoded by the coding sequence ATGAGTCCGGTGTGGCACGCGGCGGTAGTAGGGGTGCGGCGCGGCAGGACGGAACTTCGGCAGACTTTCACCACCGGCCAGGACGTGTTCGGGTACGTACTCTGGACGGTTCTGCTCATCGTGCCGCTGTTCCTGGTCAGGGACGATCCGCTGAAGGGCGCAGGCATCTCGGCCGGCGCGTTCATGCTGCCGAGCATGCTGGGGATGACGCTCGCGTTCACCGGGATGATGACCACGGCTCAGTTGCTCGCGACCGAGCGCGAGGACGGCACGCTGCTGCGGGCCAAGGCCGTGCCCCACGGCATGGTCGGCCACCTGGTCGGCAAGATGATCATGGTGTCGGGTACGGCTCTCGTCTCCATGGCACTCCCCTTTGCCGTGGGCGTGTTCCTGGTGGACGGGGTTGCCCGGCAGGGTGGCGGAGCGTTGCTGACGCTGGTGTGGGTGGTGCCGCTGGGTCTCCTGGCAACCCTGCCGACGGGCGCTGTCATCGGCTCAATCGTCGGCAGTCCGCGCACCGTCGGGTTGCTGATGCTTCCGGTGATGGGGCTCGTCGTGATCTCCGGGATCTACTTCCCTCTGTCGAAGCTGCCCGAGTGGCTGCAGGCCGTCGGGCAGGTCTTCCCCGTGTACTGGCTCGGCCTCGGTCTCCGCTCGGCGCTGCTGCCGGCCGATGCGGTCGCCGCCGAGATCGGCGAATCCTGGCGGCACCTGGAGACAGCGGGCGCGCTGGGTGTCTGGGCAGTCGCCGGTCTGCTCCTTGCCCCATCCGTTCTGCGCAGGATGGCCCGCCGCGAGTCCGGGGCCGCGATGGCGGAACGGCACCGTAAGGCGATGCAGCGGGTCGGGTAG
- a CDS encoding ABC transporter ATP-binding protein encodes MTTAHALSGVGSSPPPESDTVIDVRDLRMRYRSQDVLKGVGFTARRGEVVLLLGPNGAGKTTTIEVLEGFRMRSAGDVTVLGTDPAGGDERWRARLGIVLQSWRDHGKWRVRELLAHLGSYYAPYSTALVRRPWDVDELLAAVGLTEQADKRVGTLSGGQRRRFDVAVGIVGRPEVLFLDEPTAGLDPEARNEFHGLVRGLADENTTVLLTTHDLAEAERLADRILILAGGRIVADGSAEELSRQASAEATVRWTRDGRPFEEATAEPTRFVRRLFEEHGEAIGGLEVRRASLEDTYLTMVRELEAGSVSDERAVQTFGEGSR; translated from the coding sequence ATGACGACCGCTCACGCCTTATCCGGGGTTGGGAGCAGCCCACCGCCAGAGAGCGACACGGTCATCGACGTACGGGATCTGCGGATGCGCTACCGCAGCCAGGACGTACTGAAGGGGGTCGGCTTCACGGCCCGGCGAGGCGAAGTCGTCCTGCTGCTCGGCCCGAACGGCGCGGGCAAGACGACCACGATCGAGGTCTTGGAAGGCTTCCGGATGCGCTCGGCCGGTGACGTGACCGTCCTCGGCACCGATCCCGCCGGCGGGGACGAGCGCTGGCGTGCGCGCCTGGGTATCGTGTTGCAGTCCTGGCGCGACCACGGCAAGTGGCGGGTGCGGGAACTGCTGGCCCATCTTGGCTCGTACTACGCGCCGTACTCCACCGCCCTCGTGCGGCGGCCGTGGGACGTTGACGAGCTCCTCGCCGCAGTGGGCCTGACCGAGCAGGCGGACAAGCGGGTCGGAACTCTGTCCGGCGGACAGCGCAGGCGTTTCGACGTGGCCGTCGGCATCGTAGGCAGACCCGAGGTGCTGTTTTTGGACGAGCCGACGGCGGGTCTGGACCCGGAGGCGAGGAACGAGTTCCACGGCCTGGTACGCGGGCTGGCGGACGAGAACACCACTGTTCTGCTGACCACGCACGACCTCGCCGAGGCGGAGAGGCTCGCCGACCGGATCCTCATTCTGGCCGGTGGCCGGATCGTGGCTGATGGCTCGGCCGAGGAGCTGTCGCGGCAGGCATCGGCCGAGGCCACCGTGCGCTGGACGCGGGACGGGCGCCCCTTCGAGGAGGCGACGGCCGAGCCCACCCGGTTCGTCCGTCGGCTGTTCGAGGAGCACGGCGAGGCGATCGGCGGGCTGGAGGTGCGCCGGGCGAGCCTGGAGGACACGTACCTGACGATGGTGCGGGAGCTGGAGGCGGGGAGCGTTTCCGATGAGCGGGCGGTCCAGACGTTCGGGGAGGGATCGCGATGA
- a CDS encoding NAD(P)H-hydrate dehydratase: MRTAYSVETVRAAERELMARLPDGALMQRAAAGLAAACADLLGRVYGSRVVLLVGSGDNGGDALYAGARLARRGAGVTAVLLAPERAHAEGLAALRRAGGSVKGTDAAEELVERADLVVDGIVGIGGKGGLRPDAVPLAAAAERSRAAVVAVDLPSGVDVDTGQVTGAAVRADLTVTFGTHKPGLLVDPAREYAGSVRLVDIGLELPDEPELEALQHADVARLLPVPGVESDKYRRGVVGIAAGSARYPGAAVLAVSGALRAGAGAVRYVGPAGDAVIARFPETLVSDRGPRKAGRVQAWVVGPGAGDDAATVAEVLAADVPVLIDADGLRLADAGAVRARTAPTLMTPHAGEAAALLGVAREEVESARLASVRELAGRYGATVLLKGSTTLVAGPSGGAVRVNATGTSWLATAGSGDVLSGLTGSLLAAGLSAVDAGSAGAYLHGLAGRFAADGAPMGAHDVAAAIPRAWRDVRDVDG; this comes from the coding sequence ATGCGTACTGCGTACAGCGTGGAGACGGTAAGGGCGGCCGAGCGGGAGCTGATGGCGCGGCTTCCGGACGGGGCGTTGATGCAGCGGGCGGCGGCCGGGCTCGCCGCGGCCTGCGCGGATCTGCTGGGGCGGGTGTACGGCAGCCGGGTCGTGCTGCTGGTCGGCAGTGGCGACAACGGGGGCGACGCGTTGTACGCCGGGGCCCGGCTGGCCCGGCGCGGGGCCGGTGTCACGGCGGTGCTGCTCGCTCCCGAGCGGGCCCATGCCGAGGGCCTCGCGGCCCTGCGGCGAGCGGGTGGGAGCGTCAAGGGGACCGATGCGGCCGAGGAGTTGGTCGAGCGGGCCGATCTCGTCGTCGACGGCATCGTCGGGATCGGCGGCAAGGGCGGACTGCGGCCGGACGCCGTGCCGTTGGCCGCCGCCGCCGAGCGGTCCCGGGCCGCCGTGGTCGCCGTCGACCTGCCGAGCGGGGTCGACGTCGACACCGGCCAGGTGACCGGGGCTGCCGTACGGGCCGACCTGACCGTCACCTTCGGGACGCACAAGCCGGGGCTGCTGGTCGATCCGGCCCGCGAGTACGCCGGGTCGGTGCGGCTGGTCGACATCGGGCTGGAGCTGCCGGACGAGCCCGAGCTGGAGGCCTTGCAGCACGCGGACGTGGCGCGGCTGTTGCCGGTGCCGGGCGTCGAGAGCGACAAGTACCGGCGGGGCGTCGTCGGGATCGCCGCCGGGTCCGCGCGCTACCCGGGGGCAGCGGTCCTCGCCGTCTCGGGGGCGCTGCGCGCCGGGGCCGGGGCCGTGCGGTACGTGGGGCCCGCCGGGGACGCGGTGATCGCCCGCTTCCCCGAGACGCTGGTGTCGGACCGGGGGCCGCGGAAGGCAGGGCGCGTGCAGGCGTGGGTCGTCGGACCGGGGGCGGGGGACGACGCCGCGACGGTGGCGGAGGTGCTGGCGGCGGACGTACCGGTGCTGATCGACGCGGACGGGCTGCGGCTCGCGGACGCCGGTGCGGTACGGGCCCGCACCGCACCGACGCTGATGACCCCGCACGCCGGCGAGGCGGCCGCGCTGCTCGGGGTGGCACGGGAGGAGGTCGAGTCGGCTCGGCTCGCCTCGGTGCGGGAGCTGGCGGGACGGTACGGGGCGACGGTGCTGCTCAAGGGCTCGACCACGCTGGTCGCGGGTCCGTCGGGCGGGGCGGTGCGGGTGAACGCCACGGGGACGTCCTGGCTCGCCACGGCGGGCAGCGGGGACGTGTTGTCGGGGCTGACGGGGTCGCTGCTGGCGGCGGGGCTCTCGGCGGTGGACGCGGGGAGTGCGGGGGCGTATCTGCATGGGCTGGCCGGTCGGTTCGCGGCGGACGGTGCGCCGATGGGGGCGCATGATGTGGCGGCGGCGATTCCCAGGGCGTGGCGGGACGTGCGGGACGTGGACGGGTAG
- the alr gene encoding alanine racemase, whose product MSETAAPRSAPLRARAEIDLAALRTNVRALRAHAPGAAVMAVVKSDAYGHGAVPCARAAVEAGAGWLGTATPEEALALRAAGLPGRVMCWLWTPGGPWREAIEADLDVSVSAMWALAEVTAAARLAGTPARVQLKADTGLGRNGCQPGEDWHDLVAGALRAERDGLLRVTGLWSHFACADEPGHPSIAAQLTRFREMVAYAEGQGVRPEVRHIANSPATLTLPESHFDLVRTGIAVYGLSPSPEVGGPADFGLRPVMTLSASVALVKRVPGGHGVSYGHHYVTPGETTLGLVPVGYADGIPRHASGTGPVLVDGKWRTVAGRVAMDQFVVDLGGDEPEAGTEAVLFGPGDRGEPTAEDWAQAAGTIGYEIVTRIGTRVPRVYVDTSM is encoded by the coding sequence ATGAGTGAGACAGCAGCCCCGCGGAGCGCGCCCCTGCGTGCCCGCGCCGAGATCGACCTGGCCGCCCTGCGGACCAACGTGCGGGCCCTGCGCGCCCATGCGCCGGGCGCGGCCGTGATGGCCGTGGTGAAGTCCGACGCGTACGGCCACGGGGCGGTGCCGTGTGCCCGCGCGGCGGTCGAGGCGGGAGCGGGCTGGCTCGGTACCGCGACGCCCGAGGAGGCCCTCGCGCTGCGGGCCGCCGGACTGCCGGGCCGCGTCATGTGCTGGCTGTGGACGCCCGGCGGACCCTGGCGGGAGGCGATCGAGGCCGACCTCGACGTGTCCGTCAGCGCGATGTGGGCCCTGGCGGAGGTCACGGCGGCGGCCCGGCTGGCCGGCACGCCCGCGCGCGTACAGCTCAAGGCCGACACCGGGCTGGGGCGCAACGGGTGCCAGCCCGGCGAGGACTGGCACGACCTGGTCGCGGGCGCCCTGCGGGCCGAGCGGGACGGGTTGCTGCGGGTCACGGGACTCTGGTCGCACTTCGCCTGCGCCGACGAGCCCGGGCATCCCTCCATCGCCGCCCAGCTCACCCGTTTCCGGGAGATGGTGGCGTACGCCGAGGGGCAGGGCGTGCGGCCCGAGGTGCGGCACATCGCCAACTCGCCCGCCACACTCACGCTTCCCGAGTCCCACTTCGACCTCGTCCGGACCGGGATCGCGGTCTACGGGCTCTCGCCCAGCCCCGAAGTGGGCGGCCCCGCCGACTTCGGGCTGCGCCCGGTGATGACGCTGTCGGCTTCCGTCGCTCTGGTGAAGCGCGTTCCGGGAGGCCACGGCGTCAGCTACGGGCATCACTACGTCACCCCGGGCGAGACGACCCTCGGTCTGGTGCCCGTCGGTTACGCGGACGGCATCCCGCGGCACGCCTCCGGGACCGGCCCGGTGCTGGTCGACGGCAAGTGGCGGACGGTGGCCGGGCGGGTCGCCATGGACCAGTTCGTCGTGGACCTGGGCGGCGACGAGCCCGAGGCCGGCACCGAGGCCGTGCTGTTCGGGCCCGGCGACCGCGGCGAGCCCACCGCCGAGGACTGGGCACAGGCCGCGGGCACCATCGGATACGAGATCGTCACCCGGATCGGAACGCGCGTTCCCCGCGTCTATGTGGACACGTCCATGTGA
- a CDS encoding alpha/beta hydrolase, with the protein MSESSAESIVDAAVAVAAATEAAGAGSWRRATGFAGAAIGVVAAGAAAGVAIERLTVGRGMRRKARLALDSTGPYGALRGTPGKAYADDGTELYYEVDEVEPEGGPAPRRRRLFGRKAPAPVTVVFSHGYCLNQDSWHFQRAALRGVVRTVHWDQRSHGRSGRGVAQVEDGEPVSIEQLGGDLKTVIDAAVPEGPIVLVGHSMGGMTVMALADAYPELVRERVVAVALVGTSSGRLGEVNFGLPVAGVNVVRRVLPGVLKALGQQAALVEKGRRATADLFAGIIKRYSFASRDVDPAIVRFAERMIEGTPIDVVAEYYPAFNDHDKTEALAHFANVPVLVLAGVQDLVTPSEHSEAIADLLPDAELVLVPDAGHLVILEHPEVVTDRLADLLTRAGAVPTGATVSGYGSTSSAARPG; encoded by the coding sequence GTGAGCGAGAGCAGCGCGGAGTCCATCGTGGACGCCGCCGTGGCCGTCGCCGCCGCCACGGAGGCGGCCGGAGCCGGGAGCTGGCGCAGGGCGACCGGCTTCGCGGGCGCGGCGATAGGAGTGGTCGCCGCGGGCGCGGCCGCCGGCGTCGCCATCGAGCGGCTCACCGTGGGCCGCGGGATGCGCAGGAAGGCACGGCTCGCGCTGGACTCGACCGGCCCGTACGGCGCACTGCGCGGCACGCCCGGCAAGGCGTACGCCGACGACGGCACCGAGCTGTACTACGAGGTCGACGAGGTGGAGCCGGAGGGCGGCCCGGCGCCCCGGCGGCGTCGGCTCTTCGGCCGCAAGGCCCCCGCACCCGTCACCGTCGTCTTCAGCCACGGCTACTGCCTCAACCAGGACTCCTGGCACTTCCAGCGGGCGGCGCTCAGAGGCGTCGTCCGGACCGTGCACTGGGACCAGCGCAGCCACGGGCGGTCCGGGCGGGGCGTGGCCCAGGTGGAGGACGGGGAGCCGGTCAGCATCGAGCAGCTCGGCGGCGATCTGAAGACCGTCATCGACGCCGCCGTGCCGGAGGGGCCGATCGTGCTGGTCGGGCACTCCATGGGCGGGATGACGGTCATGGCACTGGCCGACGCGTACCCCGAGCTGGTCCGCGAGCGGGTGGTGGCGGTCGCGTTGGTCGGTACGTCGTCCGGGCGGCTCGGCGAGGTGAACTTCGGGCTGCCGGTGGCCGGCGTCAACGTCGTACGGCGGGTGCTGCCCGGCGTGCTGAAGGCGCTCGGGCAGCAGGCGGCCCTGGTGGAGAAGGGGCGGCGGGCCACCGCCGACCTGTTCGCCGGGATCATCAAGCGGTACTCCTTCGCCTCCCGGGACGTCGACCCGGCCATCGTGCGGTTCGCCGAGCGGATGATCGAGGGCACGCCCATCGACGTGGTCGCCGAGTACTACCCGGCGTTCAACGACCACGACAAGACCGAGGCGCTCGCCCACTTCGCGAACGTCCCGGTGCTGGTGCTGGCCGGGGTCCAGGATCTCGTCACGCCCAGTGAGCACAGCGAGGCCATCGCCGACCTGCTGCCGGACGCCGAACTGGTGCTCGTCCCGGACGCCGGTCACCTGGTGATCCTGGAGCACCCGGAAGTCGTCACGGACCGCCTCGCCGACCTGCTCACCCGCGCGGGTGCCGTCCCGACAGGGGCTACCGTAAGTGGCTATGGAAGCACCAGCAGCGCCGCACGACCCGGTTGA
- the tsaE gene encoding tRNA (adenosine(37)-N6)-threonylcarbamoyltransferase complex ATPase subunit type 1 TsaE, producing MEAPAAPHDPVETELTVTSPEQMRELGRRLAKLLRAGDLVMLTGELGAGKTTLTRGLGEGLGIRGAVTSPTFVIARVHPSLGDGPPLVHVDAYRLGGGLDEMEDLDLDVSLPESVIVVEWGEGKVEELTDDRLEVRIHRTVGIAPVPGAASEPPETDEVRHVTLTGLGERWGTADLSVLTA from the coding sequence ATGGAAGCACCAGCAGCGCCGCACGACCCGGTTGAGACCGAGCTGACCGTCACCTCTCCCGAGCAGATGCGGGAGCTGGGCCGGAGGCTCGCCAAACTACTGCGCGCGGGCGACCTCGTGATGCTCACCGGGGAGCTCGGCGCCGGCAAGACGACGCTGACCCGGGGACTGGGTGAGGGGCTCGGGATCCGGGGTGCCGTGACCTCCCCGACGTTCGTGATCGCCCGTGTGCATCCCTCCCTGGGCGACGGTCCGCCCCTTGTGCACGTCGACGCGTACCGGCTCGGTGGCGGGCTGGACGAGATGGAGGACCTCGACCTGGACGTCTCGCTGCCCGAGTCGGTGATCGTCGTGGAGTGGGGCGAGGGCAAGGTCGAGGAACTCACCGACGACCGGCTGGAGGTCCGCATCCACCGGACCGTCGGGATCGCGCCTGTCCCGGGGGCGGCCTCCGAACCCCCGGAGACGGACGAGGTGCGGCACGTGACGCTGACCGGGCTCGGGGAGCGCTGGGGGACAGCGGACCTGAGCGTGCTGACCGCCTGA
- the tsaB gene encoding tRNA (adenosine(37)-N6)-threonylcarbamoyltransferase complex dimerization subunit type 1 TsaB codes for MLLLALDTATPAVTVALHDGTDVIASSSQVDARRHGELLLPAVDRLFAEAGLRLDAVTGIVVGVGPGPYTGLRVGLMTADTFGLALGVPVHGVCTLDGLAYAADIEKGPFVVATDARRKEVYWATYADSRTRLTDPAVDRPADIADRVAGLPAVGAGALLYPDTFPSAHEPEHVSAAALAALAAEKLGAGEELPAPRPLYLRRPDAQVPKNYKVVTPK; via the coding sequence GTGCTCTTGCTCGCTCTGGATACCGCCACCCCCGCCGTCACCGTCGCGTTGCACGACGGCACGGACGTCATCGCCTCGTCGAGTCAGGTGGACGCGCGCCGGCACGGGGAACTGCTGCTGCCCGCCGTGGACCGGCTGTTCGCCGAGGCCGGTCTGAGGCTCGACGCGGTCACCGGGATCGTCGTCGGCGTCGGTCCCGGCCCCTACACCGGACTGCGCGTCGGTCTGATGACCGCCGACACCTTCGGGCTCGCGCTCGGCGTCCCCGTGCACGGTGTGTGCACGCTGGACGGCCTCGCCTACGCGGCCGACATCGAGAAGGGGCCGTTCGTCGTGGCGACCGACGCCCGGCGCAAGGAGGTCTACTGGGCGACGTACGCCGACTCCCGTACGCGCCTCACCGACCCCGCCGTGGACCGGCCCGCCGACATCGCGGACCGGGTCGCCGGGCTGCCGGCCGTCGGCGCGGGCGCGCTGCTGTACCCGGACACCTTCCCCAGCGCCCACGAACCCGAGCACGTCTCCGCCGCCGCCCTCGCCGCCCTCGCGGCCGAGAAGCTCGGCGCGGGCGAGGAACTCCCCGCGCCCCGGCCGCTGTACCTGCGCCGGCCCGACGCCCAGGTCCCCAAGAACTACAAGGTGGTCACCCCCAAGTGA